One genomic segment of Catalinimonas alkaloidigena includes these proteins:
- a CDS encoding PadR family transcriptional regulator — protein MKIENTQVQMRKGILEYCILHIISRGEVYASDMLEELTSAKIMVVEGTLYPLLTRLRKAGLVDYHWVESTSGPPRKYYKLTDKGQQFLDELGNTWQQLVASTNHIISNSHQKKS, from the coding sequence ATGAAAATTGAGAACACACAGGTGCAGATGCGGAAAGGTATTCTGGAATACTGCATTCTTCACATTATCTCCCGTGGGGAGGTATATGCATCAGATATGCTGGAAGAACTCACGTCGGCCAAAATTATGGTAGTAGAAGGTACGCTCTACCCACTGCTGACTAGGTTGCGTAAGGCAGGCCTGGTTGACTACCACTGGGTAGAATCAACATCAGGGCCACCACGCAAATACTATAAATTGACCGATAAGGGGCAGCAGTTTCTAGATGAGCTGGGTAATACCTGGCAGCAGTTGGTGGCCTCTACTAACCACATAATTTCCAATTCACACCAAAAGAAATCGTAA
- a CDS encoding oxidoreductase, translated as MAQPILKAGIIAYGNIAQKYHAPLLHALPGFELTTVLERHHKKAEQDYTHVKSVSSLQAMLDDTAIDLIIITTPNQFHFAQAKAALEAGKHVVLEKPFTVSSMEAEMLMQTAETEGKLLSVFHNRRWDGDFKTVQKILETGVLGELVEFESRFDRFINYQRESYWREQNIPGAGVLYDLGPHLIDQALQLFGKPLRLYADIRKQRKDSLTDDYFDIVLYYEQFKVRLKAGNLVKELQPRFILHGTQGSFVKYGLDVQRLTPITAEKLYSQEWGKEPQEQWGTISTNINGLDCKGQVETLAGSYQSYYEDIYDSIVNGHQPIVSAQDGLNTIELIELAQLSHQKMAVLSI; from the coding sequence ATGGCTCAACCTATCCTTAAAGCAGGCATCATCGCCTATGGAAACATAGCTCAGAAGTATCATGCACCTCTTCTTCACGCACTACCTGGTTTTGAACTTACGACAGTGCTGGAAAGACATCATAAAAAAGCTGAACAGGATTATACTCATGTTAAAAGTGTCAGTAGCTTACAAGCAATGTTGGACGACACTGCTATTGATCTGATCATCATTACTACCCCCAATCAATTCCATTTTGCTCAGGCCAAGGCAGCTCTGGAAGCGGGTAAACATGTGGTTTTAGAAAAACCTTTTACAGTAAGCAGTATGGAGGCAGAAATGCTCATGCAAACTGCAGAAACAGAAGGGAAATTGCTTAGTGTATTCCACAATCGGCGTTGGGATGGCGACTTTAAGACCGTACAAAAAATATTAGAAACCGGCGTCTTGGGGGAATTAGTAGAGTTTGAGTCTCGTTTTGACCGCTTTATTAACTACCAAAGAGAAAGTTACTGGCGAGAACAAAATATTCCTGGTGCAGGTGTGCTTTATGACCTTGGGCCCCACCTTATTGATCAGGCACTACAGCTTTTCGGAAAACCGCTCAGGCTGTATGCCGATATTCGTAAGCAGAGGAAAGATAGCCTAACTGACGATTACTTTGATATTGTACTTTATTATGAGCAATTCAAGGTAAGATTAAAAGCAGGAAATCTAGTGAAAGAACTGCAACCACGGTTTATTTTGCACGGCACCCAAGGCTCATTTGTCAAGTATGGGCTGGATGTTCAAAGACTTACTCCTATTACTGCTGAAAAGCTTTATTCACAGGAATGGGGAAAGGAACCTCAGGAGCAATGGGGAACAATCAGTACGAACATCAATGGACTGGATTGTAAGGGCCAAGTAGAAACACTTGCTGGTAGCTACCAAAGCTATTATGAAGATATTTATGATTCAATCGTGAACGGACATCAACCTATAGTCAGTGCGCAGGATGGGTTAAATACAATTGAGCTCATAGAGCTTGCCCAGCTGAGCCATCAAAAAATGGCAGTCTTATCAATTTAA
- a CDS encoding YifB family Mg chelatase-like AAA ATPase, whose amino-acid sequence MLAKTYGSAVYGVDAYMITIEVSVGQGTKFFMVGLPDSAVKESEQRVEAAIKHAGYSMPRIKTVVNLAPADIRKEGSAYDLPIALGILAASGQIESPDLGKYMIMGELSLDGILRPVRGALPMAIEARKKQFKGMILPKANASEAAIVNNLNIIGVETLKDAIDFLEGKQPIEPHWHETRDIFYQELDNFEVDFADVQGQESIKRAMEIAAAGSHNVIMVGPPGSGKTMLARRLPTILPPLSLQEALETTKIHSVAGKLPANTSLIAQRPFCAPHHTISDAALVGGGNIPQPGQISLAHNGILFLDELPEFKRSVLEVMRQPLEERAVTIARAKGTVAFPANFMLIASMNPSPSGEFYDPGSNHPDSPSAVQRYLGKISGPLLDRIDIHVEVNPVSFDEMTANRKQESSASIRERVITARKMQQERFEVIRQKGNISEQVYSNAMMPSQLVKEVCQINQAGKTLLKTAMERLNLSARAYDRILKVSRTIADLAASESIEIEHLAEAIQYRSLDREGWFGH is encoded by the coding sequence ATGTTAGCAAAAACTTACGGTAGTGCAGTGTATGGTGTTGATGCTTATATGATCACCATAGAAGTAAGTGTAGGGCAAGGAACCAAGTTTTTTATGGTGGGTCTGCCTGATAGCGCAGTCAAAGAAAGCGAACAGCGGGTAGAAGCTGCTATCAAGCACGCAGGCTACAGTATGCCCCGTATCAAAACGGTAGTCAACCTGGCCCCTGCTGATATCCGCAAAGAAGGCTCAGCATATGATTTGCCGATTGCTCTTGGTATTCTGGCTGCCTCAGGTCAAATAGAATCTCCTGATTTGGGGAAATACATGATCATGGGAGAGTTATCCTTGGATGGTATTCTCAGACCGGTTAGAGGGGCATTGCCTATGGCCATTGAAGCCAGAAAGAAGCAGTTTAAAGGCATGATTTTGCCCAAAGCAAACGCCAGTGAAGCAGCTATTGTAAATAACCTGAATATAATAGGTGTTGAAACTCTAAAAGATGCTATTGATTTTCTGGAGGGCAAACAGCCTATTGAGCCTCATTGGCATGAAACCCGGGATATCTTCTATCAGGAGTTGGATAATTTTGAAGTAGATTTTGCAGACGTACAAGGTCAGGAGAGCATAAAAAGAGCGATGGAAATCGCTGCGGCTGGTTCACACAATGTGATTATGGTCGGTCCTCCCGGTTCAGGAAAAACCATGCTCGCCCGTAGACTTCCTACAATTCTACCTCCGCTGAGTTTACAAGAAGCCCTGGAAACTACTAAAATTCACTCAGTAGCCGGAAAGCTTCCTGCCAATACTTCACTCATAGCTCAGCGTCCATTCTGTGCACCTCATCATACCATCAGCGATGCCGCTTTGGTTGGCGGAGGTAATATACCACAGCCCGGACAAATTTCCTTGGCACACAATGGAATACTTTTTCTTGATGAGCTGCCGGAGTTCAAAAGATCGGTTTTAGAAGTAATGCGGCAGCCGCTGGAAGAAAGGGCGGTGACTATTGCCCGGGCCAAAGGAACCGTCGCTTTTCCTGCTAACTTTATGCTTATCGCCAGTATGAACCCAAGTCCTTCCGGGGAGTTTTATGATCCGGGAAGTAATCACCCAGATTCCCCCTCGGCTGTACAGCGCTATCTGGGCAAAATCAGCGGCCCTTTATTGGATAGAATTGATATCCATGTGGAAGTCAATCCTGTCTCTTTTGATGAAATGACGGCCAACCGTAAGCAAGAAAGTAGTGCCAGCATAAGGGAAAGAGTCATCACAGCCAGAAAGATGCAGCAGGAAAGGTTTGAAGTTATTCGTCAAAAGGGTAATATTTCCGAACAGGTGTATTCTAATGCTATGATGCCATCACAACTGGTTAAGGAGGTTTGCCAGATCAACCAGGCAGGAAAAACGCTTTTAAAAACCGCTATGGAAAGGCTTAATTTATCTGCCCGAGCCTACGACCGTATTCTTAAAGTTTCCCGTACTATCGCCGATTTAGCAGCTTCTGAAAGCATAGAGATTGAACATCTAGCTGAGGCTATTCAATACCGCAGCCTGGATCGTGAAGGTTGGTTTGGGCACTAG
- a CDS encoding PepSY-associated TM helix domain-containing protein — MSFFDVQKIALSLRKYRQWHRWVGISIALLVLISSITGILLAWKKDVAILQPPTLNSSSHTAENWLSIDEIAQLAEVALLEHTQLEEVSIDRMDVRLDKGIVKVNFVQAYWEVQVDGFNGAVLSIARRHSDWIEQVHDGSIISDFFKLLSMNALGVGLLILMASGVWLWFGPKKIRKMKKRQQA, encoded by the coding sequence ATGAGTTTTTTTGATGTGCAAAAGATAGCGCTCAGTTTACGAAAATATCGCCAGTGGCACCGTTGGGTTGGGATCAGTATTGCTCTGTTAGTCTTAATCAGCAGCATTACTGGAATACTGCTTGCATGGAAAAAAGATGTAGCGATTTTACAACCTCCGACTCTAAATAGCAGTTCGCATACAGCTGAAAACTGGCTTTCTATTGATGAGATTGCCCAGTTGGCTGAAGTTGCCCTTCTTGAGCACACTCAATTAGAAGAAGTAAGCATTGACAGAATGGACGTCCGCCTCGATAAGGGTATCGTTAAAGTAAATTTTGTACAGGCTTATTGGGAAGTACAGGTTGATGGCTTTAATGGTGCTGTACTATCTATCGCCCGCCGGCATTCTGATTGGATTGAGCAGGTACATGATGGTTCAATCATTAGTGACTTTTTCAAGCTTCTATCCATGAATGCATTGGGTGTGGGGCTTTTAATACTTATGGCTTCCGGTGTATGGTTGTGGTTTGGTCCCAAAAAAATACGTAAGATGAAAAAAAGACAGCAAGCATGA
- a CDS encoding PspC domain-containing protein: MKKNISINISGIIFHVEEDGYELLKNYLESISRYFSTYEDSKEITDDIESRIAEIFLSKLSNSKQVITREDVEGVIKTMGNVEDFAAAEGMEEDTSYKAYSSAEDTKSEAYEETYGRKRLYRDTERKVLGGVAAGIAHYFKTDPLWIRLAFLIFFFADAFASFGTITLVTYIVLWIVLPGNDALSLNAKVKKLFRNPDDKVIGGVSGGIAAYFGSDPTVIRLLFVLSIFLGGTGLLIYVILWIITPEAKSLTDKMQMKGEPVTLTNIESSIKKNFSVDENGEESLLLKIILFPFRLIAIVINALGRALGPMLNVLGDLARVLLGLLLILIGGAFVFSLLVSGGILLGLSSFDPVIDGEIPLRLLQESIPATASVFAFIAIFIPAVALIISGIAVIVKRKLINSTVGWSAFGLWLVALIGLSVTVPQVIMDFREEGRYTINETLSLEGTTALLTLGSYPESNDFARPRLMLRGHEEGAFELEKEFEARGRNRKAAIEYAQMVAYEVEVEDSIISFPPVFTFSDDAKFRDQEVEVTLYVPYQYPFMIDRELSLILRNTLYRDGYSISDVRDNTFMFTEQGLECISCEERENLDDEIDSIPPSGISGGFSRTFEVSNFEVLNIAGPFRVEVKQDIAYSLTLTGDEEAVNEVDINTDHTALELRYGQAFTNDDKERIAVRLTMPTLSALRLNANAQVNVSDFETENLSLDMAGSSEAFVKAEVQSISLNMRGASGLKLYGNAQQIDANLSGAARLDAMEMEIVDASVESSGASKAKMNVSGELNVDPEDSSRIEYSGEPTLNVSNGNENKVTKIE, encoded by the coding sequence ATGAAAAAGAATATCAGTATAAACATAAGTGGTATCATCTTTCATGTGGAGGAAGACGGCTATGAGCTGTTAAAGAACTATCTGGAATCCATAAGCCGCTATTTTTCTACATATGAGGACAGCAAAGAAATCACTGATGATATAGAAAGCAGGATCGCTGAGATTTTCCTTTCAAAATTAAGTAACAGTAAACAGGTAATCACTCGTGAAGATGTTGAGGGAGTGATCAAGACCATGGGTAATGTGGAAGATTTCGCTGCCGCTGAAGGTATGGAAGAAGATACTTCATACAAAGCTTATTCCTCTGCTGAGGATACCAAATCCGAAGCATATGAAGAAACCTATGGACGGAAGCGTCTGTATCGGGATACTGAACGAAAAGTATTGGGAGGAGTAGCAGCTGGTATCGCACACTACTTCAAAACTGATCCCCTTTGGATAAGGCTGGCATTTTTGATCTTTTTCTTCGCTGATGCTTTTGCCTCTTTCGGTACCATTACCCTGGTGACCTATATTGTGCTCTGGATTGTACTCCCGGGCAACGATGCCTTGAGTCTAAACGCGAAGGTCAAGAAACTTTTTCGTAACCCGGATGACAAGGTGATTGGGGGAGTCTCGGGAGGAATCGCAGCCTACTTTGGCTCAGACCCGACAGTAATTCGCCTGTTATTTGTCCTGAGTATATTCTTGGGAGGTACCGGTTTGTTGATTTATGTTATCCTCTGGATTATTACTCCAGAGGCTAAATCACTTACGGACAAAATGCAAATGAAAGGTGAACCGGTTACTTTGACTAATATTGAGTCTAGTATAAAAAAAAACTTTAGTGTAGATGAGAATGGGGAGGAAAGTCTTCTGCTCAAGATTATTTTGTTTCCCTTCCGGCTCATTGCTATTGTTATCAATGCGCTGGGAAGAGCCCTGGGACCCATGCTTAACGTATTGGGAGATTTAGCAAGAGTACTCTTAGGCTTATTACTGATTTTGATTGGTGGCGCTTTTGTATTTAGTCTATTAGTATCAGGCGGAATTTTACTTGGCCTCTCTTCTTTTGACCCGGTAATTGATGGTGAAATACCGCTCAGACTATTACAAGAGAGTATTCCGGCTACTGCATCTGTTTTTGCTTTTATTGCAATTTTTATTCCTGCTGTAGCATTGATCATTTCAGGAATAGCAGTGATTGTAAAGCGGAAGTTAATCAACTCTACAGTGGGTTGGAGTGCTTTTGGCCTTTGGCTGGTTGCTTTGATAGGTTTAAGCGTAACTGTACCTCAGGTAATCATGGACTTCAGAGAAGAAGGCAGGTACACTATAAATGAGACACTATCTCTGGAAGGGACTACCGCTTTATTGACCCTGGGTAGCTACCCTGAAAGTAATGATTTTGCCCGTCCCAGACTGATGCTTCGTGGGCACGAAGAAGGAGCTTTCGAGCTTGAAAAAGAGTTTGAAGCCCGAGGAAGAAACCGTAAGGCAGCAATAGAGTATGCGCAAATGGTTGCTTATGAAGTAGAAGTAGAGGATTCTATCATCAGTTTTCCTCCTGTATTTACTTTTAGTGATGATGCTAAGTTCAGGGATCAAGAAGTAGAAGTCACGCTTTACGTTCCGTACCAATATCCTTTTATGATAGACCGTGAGCTAAGCCTTATTCTGCGCAATACGCTCTACCGCGATGGTTACAGTATTTCAGATGTAAGAGATAATACTTTTATGTTTACGGAGCAAGGCCTGGAATGTATTAGCTGTGAAGAACGTGAAAATCTGGATGATGAAATTGACAGCATACCGCCTTCAGGAATTTCGGGAGGGTTCTCCAGAACATTTGAGGTAAGCAATTTTGAAGTGTTAAATATTGCTGGCCCTTTTCGGGTAGAAGTAAAACAGGATATTGCCTATAGCCTTACCCTCACCGGAGATGAAGAAGCTGTAAACGAGGTGGATATCAATACCGATCATACAGCTTTGGAGCTCAGGTACGGACAGGCTTTTACAAACGATGATAAGGAAAGAATAGCTGTAAGGTTGACGATGCCTACATTGAGTGCTTTGCGATTGAACGCTAATGCTCAGGTAAATGTAAGTGATTTTGAAACAGAAAACCTCAGCCTTGATATGGCAGGTTCAAGTGAGGCATTTGTAAAAGCTGAAGTGCAGAGTATATCACTTAATATGCGGGGAGCATCTGGCTTGAAACTATACGGAAACGCACAACAAATTGATGCGAATCTAAGCGGTGCAGCACGCTTGGATGCTATGGAAATGGAAATTGTAGACGCCAGTGTTGAAAGTAGTGGCGCCTCAAAAGCAAAGATGAACGTGAGCGGTGAATTGAACGTAGATCCTGAAGATTCCAGTCGTATAGAATATAGCGGAGAACCCACACTAAATGTGAGTAATGGCAATGAAAACAAAGTAACGAAAATAGAATAA
- a CDS encoding SPOR domain-containing protein has translation MNRIFIFLTSLSFLGIGFTACSPSKTIGTQRDDVYNENIESLRIQYSDSLENSMGSADQINSSNPSPETPSLTASISTQYAINDSLNYFLDEVTDRNAENNSYQGYTVQVYTGNSREKANEAKNMVYGILPEASPTITFDPPNYKVKVGEFTDRLEAQPTYSSLKGNFPVVLIVPERFPINRED, from the coding sequence ATGAACCGCATATTTATTTTTCTAACTTCTCTAAGCTTTTTAGGTATAGGCTTTACTGCCTGTTCTCCCTCCAAGACCATCGGGACTCAAAGAGATGATGTGTACAATGAAAACATTGAAAGTCTTCGTATACAATATTCCGATTCGCTGGAGAACTCTATGGGCAGTGCAGACCAGATTAATAGTAGCAACCCTTCACCTGAAACGCCCTCCCTTACTGCCAGTATCAGTACCCAGTATGCTATCAACGATTCTCTGAACTATTTTTTGGATGAAGTAACTGACAGAAATGCTGAAAATAATTCCTATCAGGGGTATACTGTACAAGTCTATACCGGGAATAGTAGGGAAAAAGCTAATGAGGCAAAAAATATGGTTTACGGCATATTACCGGAAGCCAGTCCTACCATTACTTTTGACCCTCCTAACTACAAAGTAAAAGTTGGAGAGTTCACTGACCGGCTGGAAGCGCAACCGACTTATTCATCATTGAAAGGCAATTTTCCAGTTGTACT
- a CDS encoding ABC transporter ATP-binding protein: MKTYLRILSFARPFSENIPQYLIFTTLSIIFGLINFAMLIPLLDVLFNEAGRYAQAEMLNKPEFSLNFNYFRSLFNYYFAQVIEEFGKVGALAFICGIAVVSVFLTNLFRYVSGITLAKIRAKVIKKLRNRIFDQVSRLHLGYFSNERKGDVMSRITNDVQEVEASVVNTLKVVFRDPAMIIGYFTVLFFMSFKLTIFTLIIMPISGTIISEITKRLKRKATQSQESLGRIVNILDETLSGMRIVKAFNARDWISDKFGKEVNQYARINVSMARRQELASPLSEFMGIFVVTGILLYGGILVLNDNSELSASEFITYIIFFSQILPPAKSISNAVSSIQRGLASGERIFKTIDTLPQIEDKADAVDLESFNDEITFEHVSFAYEDERVLNDINLRVQKGKTVAIVGPSGGGKSTIADLIPRFYDPLEGTISIDGIPLTNAKTDSVRKLMGIVTQESILFNDTIYNNIAFGKPEANEEDVMRAAKIANAHDFILSAPQQYQTVIGERGTKLSGGQRQRLSIARAILKNPPILILDEATSALDSESEKLVQEALTNLMRNRTSIVIAHRLSTIQHADEIVVVQNGRIIEQGKHNELVEMGGLYYKLTEMQTVS, from the coding sequence ATGAAAACTTATTTACGTATTCTTTCATTCGCTAGACCCTTTAGCGAAAATATTCCTCAGTATCTGATTTTTACGACTTTATCAATCATTTTTGGATTGATCAATTTCGCAATGCTGATTCCTTTATTGGATGTTTTATTTAATGAGGCGGGAAGATATGCGCAAGCTGAGATGCTCAACAAGCCCGAGTTTTCTTTAAACTTCAACTATTTCAGGTCACTTTTTAATTACTATTTTGCCCAGGTTATTGAAGAGTTCGGAAAAGTAGGAGCACTTGCGTTCATCTGTGGCATAGCGGTTGTCTCTGTCTTTCTAACCAATCTTTTCAGATATGTTTCCGGTATCACACTTGCTAAGATTAGAGCTAAAGTTATCAAAAAGCTCCGAAACCGCATATTTGATCAGGTAAGCCGTTTGCATCTTGGCTATTTTTCAAATGAGCGTAAAGGGGATGTGATGTCTCGTATTACAAATGATGTGCAGGAAGTAGAGGCCTCTGTCGTCAATACGCTGAAAGTAGTTTTTCGTGACCCAGCCATGATCATTGGTTATTTTACCGTGCTTTTCTTCATGTCTTTTAAGCTTACTATTTTCACTTTAATCATTATGCCGATCTCCGGTACCATCATATCAGAGATCACCAAACGCTTAAAGCGAAAGGCTACTCAGAGTCAGGAGTCATTAGGGCGCATTGTCAATATTCTGGATGAAACACTTTCAGGCATGCGCATTGTCAAAGCATTTAATGCAAGAGACTGGATCAGTGATAAGTTTGGAAAAGAGGTAAATCAATACGCCAGGATCAATGTTTCTATGGCACGCAGACAGGAGCTGGCTTCTCCCCTTTCAGAGTTTATGGGTATCTTTGTTGTTACAGGAATTTTGTTATATGGTGGAATATTGGTACTCAACGACAACTCAGAACTGAGTGCCAGTGAGTTTATTACCTATATTATTTTTTTCTCCCAGATCCTTCCTCCGGCCAAGTCAATTAGTAATGCTGTCAGTAGCATTCAGCGAGGTTTAGCTTCAGGAGAAAGAATTTTCAAAACGATTGATACTTTACCGCAGATAGAAGATAAAGCCGATGCGGTAGATTTGGAGAGTTTTAATGATGAAATTACATTTGAGCATGTTAGCTTCGCTTACGAAGACGAGCGAGTACTCAACGATATCAACCTGCGTGTACAAAAAGGGAAAACAGTAGCCATTGTAGGTCCTTCAGGTGGAGGTAAGTCAACCATTGCTGACCTCATCCCCCGCTTTTATGATCCGCTGGAAGGCACTATTTCTATTGATGGCATCCCCCTCACGAACGCCAAAACTGACTCTGTGCGTAAGCTTATGGGTATAGTTACCCAGGAGTCTATTCTTTTCAATGATACTATCTATAATAACATTGCTTTTGGCAAGCCTGAAGCTAATGAAGAAGACGTCATGCGGGCCGCGAAAATTGCCAACGCACATGATTTTATTCTCAGCGCACCCCAGCAATACCAGACCGTAATAGGAGAACGAGGGACTAAACTTTCTGGAGGACAAAGGCAACGCCTTAGTATCGCAAGAGCAATATTGAAGAATCCACCTATTTTGATTCTTGATGAGGCTACATCTGCATTAGACTCTGAATCAGAGAAACTGGTACAGGAAGCCCTTACCAATCTGATGAGAAACAGAACTTCGATTGTAATTGCTCACCGACTGAGTACCATCCAGCATGCCGATGAAATTGTAGTAGTACAAAACGGGCGTATCATTGAACAAGGCAAACACAATGAACTGGTAGAAATGGGTGGTTTGTATTATAAACTTACCGAAATGCAAACTGTCTCTTAA
- the lpcA gene encoding D-sedoheptulose 7-phosphate isomerase, with protein sequence MQTQTIIKTELEEASRVLNSFIQDANNISLIEEGASLFAETIKKGGKIISCGNGGSHCDAMHFAEELSGRYRENRPALPALAISDPSHLSCVGNDFGYDYVFSRFLEGLGKAGDALLAISTSGNSKNVIEAVLMAKQKGMKVVALTGNDGGKLGPLADIEIRVPHQGFADRVQEIHIKLIHILILLIEKQVL encoded by the coding sequence GTGCAAACTCAAACGATCATTAAAACCGAACTGGAAGAAGCCAGTCGTGTACTAAACAGTTTTATACAAGACGCCAATAATATTTCGCTCATAGAGGAAGGAGCTTCTCTTTTTGCAGAAACCATTAAGAAGGGCGGTAAAATTATCAGCTGTGGTAATGGTGGCTCTCATTGTGATGCCATGCACTTTGCTGAGGAGCTAAGTGGGCGCTACCGAGAAAATCGTCCTGCCTTACCTGCACTTGCCATTTCGGATCCCAGCCATCTCTCCTGTGTAGGCAACGATTTTGGTTATGATTATGTATTTTCCCGTTTTCTTGAAGGGCTTGGCAAAGCCGGTGATGCTCTCTTAGCCATAAGCACCAGTGGCAATTCTAAAAATGTAATAGAGGCAGTACTGATGGCAAAGCAAAAAGGAATGAAGGTGGTGGCCCTTACCGGAAATGATGGAGGAAAGTTGGGCCCACTCGCGGATATTGAAATCAGAGTACCTCATCAGGGCTTTGCCGATCGCGTACAGGAAATTCATATCAAGCTTATCCACATTCTTATATTGCTGATAGAAAAGCAAGTCCTGTAA